In Bacillus sp. SB49, a single window of DNA contains:
- a CDS encoding sugar phosphate isomerase/epimerase family protein: MKLGVFTVLFSDKSFEEMLDHAKESGLKAVEIGTGGYPGNAHCDVDALLESEEKRKEYLAKVEDRGLTISAFSCHGNPISPDKAFADQCHETFVKTVKLAGLMGVPVVNTFSGTPGGSEQDTAPNWPVTPWPPEYSDILEWQWTEKLIPYWKEQAKLAEENGVKIGLELHAGFLVHTPYTMLKLREAAGEAIGANLDPSHLWWQGIDPVAAIKILGKENAIHHFHAKDTYIDQENVNMYGLTDMQNYAAVQTRAWSFRSVGYGHSVKEWSDIISALRTFGYDHAVSIEHEDPIMSIDEGFRQAVKNLKSVLIEEQPADMWWA; this comes from the coding sequence ATGAAACTAGGCGTATTTACGGTATTATTCTCTGATAAATCGTTTGAAGAAATGCTTGACCATGCAAAAGAATCCGGATTGAAAGCAGTGGAAATCGGAACAGGCGGCTATCCGGGTAACGCTCACTGTGACGTTGATGCGCTTCTTGAAAGTGAAGAGAAGCGGAAGGAATACTTGGCGAAGGTGGAGGATCGTGGTTTGACCATCAGTGCCTTCAGCTGTCACGGCAACCCGATTTCTCCGGATAAAGCTTTCGCTGATCAATGCCATGAGACGTTCGTCAAGACGGTGAAGCTCGCCGGATTAATGGGAGTCCCTGTCGTCAACACGTTCTCCGGAACCCCTGGTGGAAGTGAACAGGATACGGCGCCGAACTGGCCTGTCACACCTTGGCCGCCGGAATACTCCGATATTCTGGAGTGGCAGTGGACGGAAAAACTGATTCCTTACTGGAAGGAACAAGCGAAGCTTGCCGAGGAGAACGGGGTCAAAATCGGACTCGAGCTTCATGCCGGATTCCTCGTTCATACGCCTTACACGATGCTGAAGCTTCGCGAAGCGGCAGGGGAGGCGATCGGAGCCAATCTCGATCCGAGTCACTTATGGTGGCAGGGCATCGATCCGGTCGCGGCCATTAAGATACTTGGAAAAGAGAATGCCATCCATCACTTCCATGCGAAGGATACGTATATCGACCAGGAAAATGTAAACATGTACGGGTTGACCGACATGCAGAATTACGCAGCCGTCCAGACGCGGGCTTGGAGTTTCCGTTCCGTCGGCTACGGCCACAGTGTCAAGGAATGGTCGGATATTATCAGTGCACTAAGGACGTTCGGCTACGATCATGCCGTCAGCATCGAGCATGAGGATCCGATCATGTCGATTGATGAAGGTTTCCGCCAGGCCGTGAAGAATTTGAAGTCCGTCTTGATAGAAGAACAGCCGGCCGATATGTGGTGGGCGTAA
- a CDS encoding Gfo/Idh/MocA family protein, with protein sequence MTRLRIGLIGVGGIAQGRHIPSFLELQEDVILHAVQDVNEQRAKEVAETHGIPHVYEDYPAMFQDIDAVIICTPNKFHAEIAVAALEAGVHVLCEKPMAITTEECERMIEAAEKNDRLLSIAYHYRFTPEAKLAKNAILEKEIGDPLVTRVQAMRRRKVPGWGVFTNKELQGGGSLIDFGCHLLDLALWLLDDPEPVEVMGRAYDRLSKTPGQVNDWGTFDHETFNVDDHVTSYITFADGSSMQFECSWAANIKEDHTSLSISGVDGGLSVYPLELYQAKYGALVDSTMKVNEGYPEPGVAQARNFVDSCLGRTELVVQPEQALKVTKLMEAIYESSRTGSSVKINR encoded by the coding sequence ATGACCCGTCTCCGTATAGGTTTGATTGGAGTAGGGGGAATTGCCCAAGGGAGGCATATTCCCTCTTTCCTTGAATTACAGGAGGATGTCATCCTGCATGCTGTCCAGGATGTGAATGAACAAAGAGCGAAGGAAGTAGCAGAAACACACGGCATTCCGCACGTATATGAAGATTATCCTGCGATGTTTCAGGATATCGACGCCGTTATCATCTGTACACCGAATAAATTTCACGCCGAGATTGCGGTTGCGGCATTGGAAGCGGGCGTGCACGTCTTGTGCGAGAAGCCGATGGCGATTACGACAGAGGAATGCGAAAGAATGATCGAAGCGGCAGAGAAAAATGACCGCCTTTTGTCGATTGCGTATCATTATCGTTTCACTCCGGAGGCGAAACTTGCGAAAAACGCCATCCTTGAGAAAGAGATTGGTGATCCGCTTGTGACCCGTGTCCAGGCGATGCGACGGAGAAAAGTCCCGGGATGGGGCGTCTTTACGAATAAAGAGCTGCAGGGGGGAGGCAGTTTGATTGATTTCGGCTGTCATCTTCTCGACCTTGCTCTCTGGCTGCTGGATGATCCCGAGCCTGTAGAAGTGATGGGACGTGCCTATGACCGGCTGAGTAAGACGCCGGGGCAGGTGAATGACTGGGGAACATTTGATCATGAAACGTTCAACGTCGATGATCATGTGACCAGTTATATCACGTTTGCGGATGGTTCTTCCATGCAGTTCGAATGCTCCTGGGCTGCGAATATCAAAGAGGACCATACATCCCTTTCTATTTCAGGAGTCGATGGAGGACTCAGCGTTTATCCGCTGGAGCTTTATCAGGCGAAGTATGGTGCTCTGGTCGATAGTACGATGAAAGTAAACGAAGGGTATCCGGAACCGGGAGTGGCCCAGGCAAGGAACTTCGTGGACAGCTGTCTTGGGCGTACAGAGCTTGTCGTTCAGCCTGAACAGGCGCTTAAAGTGACGAAATTGATGGAAGCGATCTACGAAAGCAGTCGGACCGGTTCCAGTGTGAAAATAAATCGATAA
- a CDS encoding Gfo/Idh/MocA family protein — translation MSTLKIAVIGCGSIAQHRHLPEYNNNPNAEITAVCDIVEARAEEIAAEYGAKAYTSYEELLEKESVDAVSVCLPNYLHAPVSIAALNAGCHVLCEKPMATSKEEGEAMIAAAEKAGKKLMIGHNQRFVPSHEKAKELLAAGSIGKVYSFRTAFGHGGPEGWSAEGKDSWFFKKEEAFIGAMGDLGVHKADLMRYVLGEEFTNVAGFIESSAKENSTVDDNAVCILRSESGIVGTMAASWAYNPKEDNSTVIYGSEGTLRLEDDPTYSLIANYNNGDTVRYELGKIQSNDEGGQSNSHVIDHFLDSIINKKDPLITGEEGLKSLEVILGALRSSETGQIASLEKVTK, via the coding sequence ATGTCTACATTGAAAATTGCCGTCATCGGCTGTGGAAGCATCGCTCAGCACCGTCACCTCCCGGAATACAACAATAATCCAAATGCAGAAATCACGGCTGTCTGCGATATTGTCGAAGCCCGTGCCGAGGAAATTGCAGCTGAATACGGAGCGAAAGCGTATACGAGCTATGAAGAATTGTTGGAGAAAGAATCCGTAGATGCTGTCAGCGTCTGTCTGCCGAACTACCTCCACGCACCTGTTTCCATCGCAGCACTGAATGCAGGCTGCCACGTCCTATGCGAGAAACCGATGGCGACGTCGAAAGAAGAAGGTGAAGCGATGATCGCAGCTGCTGAAAAAGCAGGAAAGAAATTGATGATCGGCCACAACCAGCGCTTCGTACCTTCTCATGAAAAGGCGAAAGAACTGCTTGCAGCAGGTTCCATCGGAAAAGTATACAGCTTCCGTACGGCATTCGGTCATGGCGGACCGGAAGGCTGGAGTGCAGAAGGGAAAGACAGCTGGTTCTTCAAGAAAGAAGAGGCGTTCATCGGAGCGATGGGAGACCTTGGTGTACATAAGGCAGACCTGATGCGCTACGTGCTGGGGGAAGAGTTCACGAACGTCGCCGGCTTCATCGAAAGCAGTGCGAAAGAAAACAGCACGGTGGATGATAATGCCGTCTGCATCCTCCGTTCTGAATCAGGTATTGTCGGTACAATGGCTGCGAGCTGGGCATACAACCCGAAGGAAGACAATTCGACGGTCATCTACGGATCAGAAGGAACGCTTCGCTTAGAAGATGATCCGACGTATTCTTTGATTGCCAACTACAACAACGGGGACACCGTCCGTTACGAGCTTGGAAAAATCCAGTCCAACGATGAGGGTGGACAAAGCAATTCTCACGTGATCGATCATTTCCTTGACAGCATTATTAATAAGAAAGATCCGTTGATCACCGGAGAAGAAGGACTGAAGTCACTGGAAGTCATTCTGGGAGCGCTTCGTTCCAGTGAAACAGGTCAAATTGCAAGCTTGGAGAAAGTCACGAAATGA
- a CDS encoding ThuA domain-containing protein, with translation MNVLVWNEYRHEKESEIVRDIYPEGIHGAIAEFLEEENVTVRTATLDEEEHGLTDDVLDGTDVLVWWGHKAHDEVEDHIAEKVKQRVLDGMGLVVLHSGHFSKPFKKLMGTSCDLKWREADDKERIWVVDPSHPITEGIGEYIELEREEMYGEHFDIPTPDELIFVSWFEGGEVFRSGATFRRGKGKVFYFRPGHETYPTYHNKEIQHVIKNGVKWARQTETPTPVYGNAQPLEKIAPK, from the coding sequence ATGAACGTCCTAGTATGGAACGAATACCGTCATGAAAAAGAAAGCGAGATCGTCCGCGATATTTATCCGGAAGGAATCCACGGTGCGATTGCCGAATTTTTGGAAGAGGAAAACGTAACCGTTCGTACAGCAACTCTGGATGAGGAAGAACACGGGTTGACCGACGACGTGCTGGATGGAACCGATGTCCTCGTCTGGTGGGGACACAAGGCGCACGATGAAGTAGAGGATCATATCGCAGAGAAAGTGAAGCAGCGGGTATTGGACGGTATGGGTCTGGTCGTGCTTCATTCCGGTCACTTCTCCAAGCCGTTCAAGAAACTGATGGGAACGTCCTGTGATCTGAAGTGGCGCGAAGCCGATGATAAGGAACGGATCTGGGTCGTCGATCCATCCCACCCGATTACAGAAGGAATCGGAGAGTATATCGAGCTTGAGAGAGAAGAGATGTACGGGGAACACTTCGACATTCCGACCCCGGATGAACTGATTTTCGTCAGCTGGTTTGAAGGCGGAGAGGTATTCCGAAGTGGAGCGACCTTCCGACGCGGCAAAGGGAAAGTCTTCTACTTCCGCCCGGGACATGAAACGTACCCGACTTATCATAATAAAGAGATCCAGCACGTGATCAAGAATGGTGTGAAATGGGCCCGTCAAACGGAAACGCCGACACCTGTATATGGAAACGCACAGCCACTCGAAAAGATTGCGCCGAAATAA
- a CDS encoding LacI family DNA-binding transcriptional regulator → MSVTIKDVAKKANVAPSTVSRVISDSPRISEKTKRKVRKVMEELGYHLNYNGRVLVSQSTQTIGIVTKVSSIHSFDNPFFSELLRGISDACHDSDYSIYLTTGNTEEAIYKEVVKMVQGKRVDGCIVLYSREDDKVVPYLRECEFPFVMIGKPVDSPGDTLYVDNDNVQASKDATNHLIKLGHEKLGFIGGDAQYEVARDRLQGFKQALQANGLDETAHIWKNIQADQSGAEEVAAALTALSDPPTGLVITDDYNAMMVMRELTTKGWKLPEQMSVIGFNNTMIARLSSPPLTTVDTQSFQLGHESARNLIEWLKHPDRIKKSVIIPTIIIERESCSRKSPIRPS, encoded by the coding sequence ATGTCCGTAACGATAAAAGATGTAGCGAAGAAGGCGAACGTGGCTCCCTCTACTGTTTCCCGCGTTATTTCAGACAGTCCGCGTATCAGTGAGAAGACGAAGCGGAAGGTAAGGAAAGTAATGGAGGAGCTCGGCTATCATTTGAATTACAACGGCCGGGTCCTTGTCAGTCAGTCCACCCAGACAATCGGCATCGTAACGAAGGTATCCTCGATCCACTCCTTCGACAACCCGTTTTTTTCGGAATTGTTGAGAGGGATCAGCGATGCCTGTCATGATAGTGACTACAGTATTTACTTAACGACGGGAAACACAGAAGAAGCTATTTATAAAGAAGTCGTCAAGATGGTCCAGGGAAAGCGTGTCGACGGCTGTATCGTCCTTTATTCCCGCGAGGATGACAAGGTTGTCCCGTATTTAAGGGAATGCGAATTTCCTTTCGTCATGATCGGCAAACCGGTCGATTCTCCGGGAGACACCCTCTATGTCGATAATGACAACGTACAGGCGAGTAAAGATGCGACGAACCATCTGATCAAGCTCGGCCATGAGAAGCTCGGTTTCATCGGCGGCGACGCACAGTACGAAGTAGCCCGGGATCGTCTGCAAGGATTTAAGCAGGCGCTTCAGGCGAACGGACTGGATGAAACGGCGCACATCTGGAAGAACATCCAGGCGGATCAGTCGGGAGCGGAAGAAGTGGCTGCTGCATTGACGGCTCTCTCCGACCCGCCGACGGGACTCGTGATCACGGACGACTACAATGCCATGATGGTCATGCGTGAATTGACGACCAAAGGCTGGAAGCTGCCGGAGCAGATGAGTGTGATCGGATTTAACAACACGATGATCGCCCGGCTCTCCAGCCCTCCGCTGACGACGGTTGATACCCAGTCGTTCCAGCTCGGCCATGAATCGGCACGCAACCTTATTGAATGGTTGAAACATCCGGACAGAATCAAGAAGAGCGTCATTATTCCGACGATCATTATCGAACGCGAATCCTGCAGCAGGAAATCGCCGATCCGTCCGTCTTAA
- a CDS encoding carbohydrate ABC transporter permease, with amino-acid sequence MKRNKERRNLISIEVLGLLLGLIWIAPFYLMIVNAFKTKRGIFEGVLGLPDEFVFSNFVEAFIDLEFLKSLFNSLMITGLSIAIIILFSSMAGYALARNKSKLSGIIFFVFVAAMLIPFQSVMIPLVSIFGQADMLNAGGLIFMYLGFGCSLSIFLYHGAMTGVSTSMDEAAIIDGANRFQLFWHIIFPLLKPISVTVAILNVIWIWNDYLLPSLVLNESNATIPLKMFYFFGQYTKQWHLALAGLTIAILPVIIGYFFAQKQIIAGVSEGAVK; translated from the coding sequence ATGAAGCGAAATAAAGAAAGAAGAAATTTAATTTCCATTGAAGTCCTCGGCCTTCTGCTCGGCTTGATTTGGATTGCACCGTTTTACTTGATGATCGTCAATGCGTTTAAAACAAAACGGGGCATCTTTGAAGGTGTCCTCGGTCTTCCTGACGAATTCGTTTTCTCAAACTTTGTGGAAGCGTTCATCGATCTGGAATTTCTAAAGTCGTTGTTCAACTCGTTGATGATCACGGGCTTAAGCATTGCGATCATCATCCTGTTCTCTTCCATGGCCGGCTACGCGCTGGCCCGGAATAAAAGCAAGCTCAGCGGCATCATCTTCTTCGTGTTTGTAGCGGCAATGCTGATTCCGTTCCAGTCTGTCATGATTCCGCTTGTTTCGATTTTCGGACAGGCAGACATGCTGAACGCCGGCGGTTTGATCTTTATGTATCTCGGATTCGGATGCAGCCTGTCGATCTTCTTGTATCACGGAGCAATGACGGGTGTATCTACATCCATGGATGAAGCAGCCATCATCGATGGAGCGAACCGCTTCCAGCTATTCTGGCACATCATCTTCCCGCTGCTTAAACCGATTTCCGTAACAGTCGCGATCTTGAACGTCATCTGGATTTGGAACGATTACCTCCTTCCATCTCTTGTCTTGAATGAGTCGAATGCGACGATCCCGTTGAAGATGTTCTATTTCTTCGGACAATATACGAAGCAGTGGCACCTGGCGCTTGCAGGATTGACAATTGCCATCCTGCCGGTCATCATCGGCTACTTCTTCGCTCAGAAGCAAATCATTGCCGGTGTTTCAGAAGGTGCCGTCAAATAA
- a CDS encoding carbohydrate ABC transporter permease, with protein MQNRSLSFWLFLTPVILGLGIVVVIPFIYGLFYSFTDWDGISATQFLGLENYINLFQEQEFVDSIWFTVQFAVVTVILLNVMGLGLALLVTRKIRSGNLLRTVFFMPNLIGGLILGFIWQFIFISVFGDVANLTGIEGLNGWLSTKGTGFWGLVILTAWQMAGYIMIIYIAYLENIPKELIEAAKIDGASSFQRFKNITFPLVAPAFTVSMFLTLSMAFKIYDQNLSLTNGGPFNSTQMVAMEIVNTAFQDNDMAYAQAKAVIFFLIVAVIALSQVYYNKKREVEM; from the coding sequence ATGCAGAACCGCAGTTTGTCCTTCTGGCTGTTCCTCACCCCCGTCATCCTCGGGTTGGGAATCGTCGTCGTCATTCCTTTCATCTATGGTCTTTTCTACTCGTTCACCGATTGGGACGGAATATCAGCGACCCAGTTCCTCGGTCTTGAAAACTATATCAATCTATTCCAGGAGCAGGAATTCGTAGATTCCATCTGGTTTACAGTACAATTCGCAGTCGTCACCGTCATTTTATTAAACGTGATGGGTCTCGGGCTTGCGCTTCTTGTCACAAGAAAAATCCGGTCCGGAAACCTGCTTCGTACGGTTTTCTTCATGCCTAACTTGATCGGCGGATTGATTCTCGGGTTCATCTGGCAGTTCATATTCATCAGCGTGTTCGGAGATGTCGCCAACCTGACCGGTATCGAAGGCCTGAACGGCTGGCTTTCCACGAAGGGCACCGGTTTCTGGGGGCTTGTCATTTTAACAGCCTGGCAGATGGCCGGCTATATCATGATCATCTATATCGCATACTTAGAAAACATTCCGAAAGAACTGATCGAAGCAGCGAAGATCGACGGTGCGAGCAGCTTCCAGCGCTTCAAGAACATCACGTTCCCACTTGTCGCACCAGCTTTCACGGTCAGTATGTTCCTGACATTGTCGATGGCATTCAAAATTTATGACCAGAACTTGTCGTTGACGAACGGCGGGCCGTTCAACTCGACACAGATGGTAGCAATGGAAATCGTCAACACAGCATTCCAGGATAACGATATGGCCTACGCACAGGCGAAAGCCGTCATCTTCTTCCTGATTGTCGCGGTTATTGCGTTGAGCCAAGTGTATTACAACAAGAAGCGGGAGGTGGAGATGTAA
- a CDS encoding ABC transporter substrate-binding protein — translation MKRNKWSAGIATAVLASTVALAGCSFGSGDGDSESSGNSGDAVTVDVFQFKVEFKDQFEELVSMYEEENPDVDINVKTVGGGNDYGASLKTSFSSGEEPDIFNVGGPTDVDQYEKYLADLSDTEAAKAALDGTLSGVSRNDQVLGLPFNQEGYGLLYNKQVFEDAGIKAEDIKTLDDLEEAVKTLDSKKGDLGIDAPFAFPAKEKWVMGNHLANAYLADEFNHDVMEAYEADTVEFQMGDQMKRFTDIQNEYSIQPTLSLDYSQQVEENFSLGKVAMIQQGNWVYNTIESMDPEFAENNVGLLPIPVEGYEGSIPVGVPNYWVVNKESDDEVVQASKDFLDWMYTSDAGKKFVTEEFKFIPAYEGYEDQNIADPISQEIYNYANEGNTLGWVFLGAPTSWTENALGVAMQEYIAGDIEWEEVEEKATKAWEDARQ, via the coding sequence ATGAAAAGAAACAAATGGTCCGCGGGGATTGCTACAGCAGTACTCGCTTCGACGGTTGCCCTGGCTGGTTGTTCCTTCGGTTCCGGTGATGGAGATTCAGAATCAAGTGGAAACTCCGGAGATGCTGTTACAGTAGATGTTTTCCAATTCAAAGTGGAATTTAAAGATCAGTTTGAAGAATTGGTATCCATGTATGAGGAAGAGAATCCGGACGTCGATATCAATGTCAAAACAGTCGGTGGAGGAAACGATTATGGGGCCTCTCTGAAAACGTCCTTCTCCTCTGGTGAAGAACCGGACATCTTCAACGTCGGTGGTCCGACAGATGTCGATCAATATGAAAAATACTTAGCAGATCTATCTGATACGGAAGCTGCCAAAGCGGCGCTTGATGGAACGCTTTCCGGCGTATCCAGAAACGATCAGGTCCTCGGTCTTCCTTTCAACCAGGAAGGTTACGGCCTGCTTTACAACAAACAGGTGTTTGAAGATGCCGGGATCAAAGCAGAAGATATCAAGACACTGGATGACTTGGAAGAAGCAGTGAAGACGCTTGACTCCAAGAAAGGCGACCTTGGTATCGACGCACCATTCGCTTTCCCTGCGAAAGAGAAGTGGGTAATGGGTAACCACCTGGCGAACGCTTATCTTGCAGACGAATTCAATCATGATGTCATGGAAGCATATGAAGCTGATACGGTCGAATTCCAAATGGGCGATCAGATGAAGCGTTTCACAGACATTCAGAACGAGTATTCCATTCAGCCTACATTGAGCCTCGACTATTCTCAACAGGTAGAAGAGAACTTCTCACTGGGTAAAGTAGCGATGATCCAGCAAGGTAACTGGGTGTACAACACCATCGAGTCCATGGATCCGGAATTCGCGGAAAACAATGTCGGTCTTCTTCCGATTCCTGTAGAAGGATATGAAGGAAGCATCCCTGTCGGCGTTCCTAACTACTGGGTTGTAAACAAAGAATCCGATGACGAAGTCGTGCAGGCCAGTAAAGACTTCCTTGATTGGATGTACACATCTGATGCAGGTAAGAAGTTCGTAACAGAAGAGTTCAAGTTCATCCCGGCATATGAAGGGTATGAAGATCAGAATATCGCTGATCCGATTTCTCAGGAAATCTACAACTATGCTAATGAAGGCAACACGCTTGGATGGGTCTTCCTTGGTGCTCCTACGAGCTGGACAGAAAACGCACTTGGTGTAGCGATGCAGGAATATATCGCAGGCGACATCGAGTGGGAAGAGGTAGAAGAGAAAGCTACGAAAGCTTGGGAAGACGCCCGCCAATAA
- a CDS encoding Hsp20/alpha crystallin family protein — protein sequence MTKKKGQLNWDAFSENVEKVLGEDFWNDMHHVIPKKGPSYDFFQTKDQGVLVIELPGMTKNDHVQMTQEGTRLIVKGTVTPPYPVPVEELIHDERMKGSFKRIIPIPFPFSIDDITTAYSDGLMVITLRKHADSNEVRIHFDPQ from the coding sequence ATGACAAAGAAAAAAGGGCAGCTCAATTGGGATGCGTTTTCTGAAAATGTGGAGAAAGTACTTGGAGAGGATTTTTGGAACGACATGCATCATGTCATTCCGAAGAAAGGTCCTTCCTATGACTTTTTTCAAACAAAAGATCAAGGGGTGCTCGTCATCGAACTTCCCGGTATGACCAAGAACGATCATGTGCAGATGACACAGGAAGGCACCCGCCTGATTGTAAAAGGAACCGTCACGCCTCCCTATCCTGTTCCGGTCGAGGAATTGATTCATGACGAGCGGATGAAAGGCAGTTTCAAGCGCATCATTCCGATTCCGTTCCCCTTTTCCATTGACGATATTACAACGGCCTACAGCGACGGCCTGATGGTGATAACCTTGCGCAAACATGCGGACAGTAACGAAGTACGCATCCATTTCGACCCTCAATAG
- a CDS encoding Hsp20/alpha crystallin family protein: MKDFMNWFPSFGKQGEGNPSNSPFGNGFPNQMMDMFKMNEFVQKQMEEALSPNPFMQQPAAKEKEKVPYKVIELVNEVVVTITVPLEVAVEELRLTVGNGKLFVDGVGQERLAIALPAQTSRRNIHAQYHEGIVEVRLPKRHSDEKEIFLRY; this comes from the coding sequence ATGAAAGACTTTATGAATTGGTTCCCGTCTTTTGGAAAACAAGGAGAAGGAAATCCATCGAATTCCCCTTTTGGGAACGGATTTCCGAATCAAATGATGGATATGTTCAAAATGAATGAATTCGTTCAAAAGCAGATGGAAGAAGCATTATCCCCCAATCCATTTATGCAGCAGCCAGCCGCCAAAGAAAAAGAGAAGGTCCCATACAAAGTGATCGAATTAGTCAATGAAGTCGTCGTCACGATCACCGTTCCTCTGGAAGTAGCTGTCGAGGAACTTCGGCTGACTGTAGGGAACGGCAAATTGTTTGTAGATGGAGTCGGTCAGGAACGCCTTGCAATTGCACTTCCCGCTCAGACGAGTCGGCGTAATATCCATGCCCAGTACCACGAGGGAATTGTCGAAGTGAGGCTGCCAAAACGTCACTCCGATGAAAAGGAAATATTCCTGCGCTATTGA
- a CDS encoding helix-turn-helix domain-containing protein codes for MIGERIKKIRKDRHMSLSELAERAGVAKSYLSSIERNIQTNPSVQFLTKISQELGVTINFLLHGEAEPQDENLDEEWMNLVQEAMNSGISKDQFREYLEFNKWRIHQSK; via the coding sequence ATGATCGGTGAGCGGATTAAGAAAATACGTAAAGACCGTCATATGTCGCTGTCTGAATTAGCCGAAAGAGCAGGGGTGGCGAAGTCGTACCTAAGTTCCATCGAGCGGAATATCCAAACGAATCCTTCCGTTCAGTTTCTGACAAAAATATCTCAGGAGTTGGGCGTAACCATTAATTTTCTTCTCCATGGGGAAGCGGAACCTCAGGATGAGAATCTGGATGAAGAATGGATGAACCTCGTTCAAGAAGCAATGAATTCAGGGATATCGAAAGATCAATTCAGGGAATACTTGGAGTTCAATAAGTGGAGGATCCACCAAAGTAAATAA
- a CDS encoding CBS domain-containing protein encodes MNDTVEQFEITFNQIHQHLKELNGYPKNDNFVELLQRSKLKHSVIRIHFDQLKQYAKLRNAIVHERISGDYYIASPHEDVVRKLQEIKRTLDQPPEALQFATRPVLYFKEDTTLIHLVEAFDEHRISQFPIYAKDRSFLGLLTNEGILHWMASATADEHLSLKGVTAADILQHEKEANVEFLAADRTVFDLEERFENSLDQDRKLKAVLVTETGSSNELPMGIVTTWDLIKVDRRGEG; translated from the coding sequence ATGAATGATACCGTGGAACAGTTCGAAATCACATTCAATCAGATTCATCAGCATTTAAAAGAGCTGAACGGCTACCCGAAAAACGACAACTTCGTCGAACTGCTGCAGCGATCCAAGCTGAAACACAGCGTCATCCGTATCCATTTTGATCAGCTGAAGCAGTATGCCAAGTTGAGGAACGCCATCGTCCATGAACGGATCAGCGGGGATTATTATATAGCCAGTCCCCACGAAGACGTCGTACGGAAGCTGCAGGAAATTAAACGAACGCTTGATCAACCACCGGAAGCGCTGCAGTTCGCCACTCGTCCCGTCCTCTACTTCAAGGAAGATACGACGCTCATTCACTTGGTCGAAGCGTTCGACGAACACCGAATCTCCCAATTTCCTATCTATGCCAAAGACCGTTCCTTTCTCGGCCTGCTGACCAATGAAGGGATTCTCCACTGGATGGCTTCTGCCACTGCCGATGAGCACCTGTCACTGAAAGGGGTGACTGCCGCAGACATCCTCCAGCATGAAAAAGAAGCGAACGTCGAATTCCTGGCAGCCGACCGGACTGTTTTCGATTTGGAAGAGAGGTTTGAGAACAGTCTCGATCAAGACAGGAAACTGAAAGCGGTGCTTGTCACAGAAACCGGGTCCTCCAACGAATTACCGATGGGCATCGTTACTACGTGGGACTTGATCAAAGTGGACCGGCGCGGGGAAGGTTAA
- a CDS encoding PilZ domain-containing protein, with protein MMHERRSEPFRYTFQSPLPGFYNKKWNRQVSGPLEVNDISLNGLRFTSALHPDLMMKDELLVTMMIQNRTFIAEGRVIWLQKEEKKMSCGVHVFDYPEPLKQIIHTLGESMSEAIIHHP; from the coding sequence ATGATGCATGAACGTAGGAGCGAGCCCTTTCGTTACACCTTCCAATCACCTCTGCCAGGCTTTTATAACAAGAAGTGGAACCGCCAAGTTTCAGGTCCTTTAGAAGTGAATGACATAAGTCTTAACGGTTTACGCTTCACGAGCGCCCTTCATCCTGATTTGATGATGAAAGACGAATTGCTTGTGACAATGATGATTCAAAACCGCACGTTTATTGCCGAAGGGCGCGTCATCTGGCTGCAGAAAGAAGAAAAGAAGATGTCCTGCGGAGTCCACGTCTTCGACTATCCCGAACCGTTGAAACAGATAATCCATACACTTGGGGAATCGATGTCAGAAGCAATTATCCATCATCCTTAA